A genomic segment from Amycolatopsis camponoti encodes:
- the def gene encoding peptide deformylase produces the protein MAMRELRYFGDPILKSVCDPVTVFDEKLEALVRDLMDSVKPAGRAGLAAPQIGVGLRIFSYDVAGLAGYVVNPEIVELSEETHEIDEGCLSVPELWFPTKRAKHAKVRGVDIRNEPIEVEGEDVLAQCLQHETDHLDGVLYLDRLTAERKKAALREARDKDWFWKR, from the coding sequence ATGGCCATGCGCGAACTGCGCTATTTCGGGGACCCGATCCTCAAGTCCGTCTGCGACCCGGTCACCGTGTTCGACGAGAAGCTCGAGGCGCTCGTGCGAGACCTGATGGACTCGGTGAAGCCGGCGGGGCGCGCCGGTCTGGCCGCACCGCAGATCGGTGTCGGGCTGCGCATCTTCAGCTACGACGTCGCCGGGCTGGCCGGGTACGTCGTCAACCCGGAGATCGTCGAGCTGTCCGAGGAGACGCACGAGATCGACGAGGGCTGCCTGTCGGTGCCGGAACTGTGGTTCCCCACGAAGCGCGCGAAACACGCGAAGGTCCGAGGCGTCGACATCCGCAACGAACCGATCGAGGTGGAGGGCGAGGACGTGCTGGCCCAGTGCCTCCAGCACGAAACCGACCACCTGGACGGCGTGCTGTACTTGGACCGCCTCACCGCCGAGCGCAAGAAGGCGGCCCTGCGCGAAGCCCGCGACAAGGACTGGTTCTGGAAGCGCTGA
- a CDS encoding DMT family transporter, with translation MTTLSTRARSSAALVLAGVLWGTGGLAGSFLGHRAGLHPLAVAAYRLLVGGGVATLFVLLRGGALPRTAEAAKRLLAVGALFALFQASYFAAVALSSVSIATMTTIGAAPVVVTLASVRKPHRWTVLSLAGTVAGLVLLRWSPDDPAHLVGGLGFALLAAVGFATLTLLTAKPVDGLEPLSTTAFGCLTGGLLLTPVASWTGMALPLHADVLAAACYLGAVPTALAYVAYLRGLATAHPVLGALSAMLEPLTAAVLSAAFLGERLGAAAWCGAAVLVAALTIGYWRPEPR, from the coding sequence TTGACAACCCTGTCCACGCGCGCCCGTTCGTCGGCCGCGCTCGTTCTCGCCGGTGTCCTCTGGGGCACCGGTGGCCTCGCCGGCTCCTTTCTCGGCCACCGAGCCGGCCTCCACCCGCTCGCCGTCGCCGCTTACCGGCTGCTCGTCGGCGGTGGCGTCGCGACCCTCTTCGTCCTGCTCAGAGGCGGCGCCCTCCCGCGCACGGCCGAAGCAGCGAAGCGGCTTCTCGCCGTCGGCGCGCTGTTCGCTCTCTTCCAAGCGAGCTACTTCGCCGCCGTCGCGCTCAGCTCGGTCAGCATCGCCACGATGACCACCATCGGCGCGGCGCCCGTCGTCGTCACGCTCGCCTCGGTCCGCAAACCCCACCGCTGGACGGTGCTCTCCCTCGCCGGCACCGTCGCCGGCCTGGTCCTGCTCCGCTGGTCGCCGGACGATCCCGCCCACCTCGTCGGTGGCCTCGGCTTCGCGCTCCTCGCCGCGGTCGGCTTCGCGACCCTGACGTTGCTCACCGCGAAGCCGGTCGACGGCCTCGAACCGCTGTCCACGACGGCGTTCGGCTGCCTGACCGGCGGTCTGCTGCTCACCCCCGTGGCGAGCTGGACGGGCATGGCCCTCCCGCTGCACGCGGACGTCCTCGCGGCGGCCTGCTACCTCGGCGCCGTGCCGACCGCGCTCGCCTACGTCGCCTACCTGCGCGGCCTGGCGACGGCGCATCCCGTCCTGGGTGCGCTGTCGGCGATGCTCGAGCCGCTGACGGCCGCGGTCCTGTCCGCCGCGTTCCTCGGGGAACGGCTCGGTGCCGCGGCCTGGTGCGGCGCCGCCGTCCTGGTCGCGGCGCTGACGATCGGGTACTGGCGCCCCGAGCCGCGCTGA
- a CDS encoding GNAT family N-acetyltransferase, with amino-acid sequence METSRAVPQLDPAAAVDVPSTPTAWRVRIRMHDHPGTLARIAIRLADLECNILGLTVLPVPGGVLDEIVVRPATGLPRRHLAEAIRAEGCECTAIIDADVHELVDPASSTLLAARRAVDDPARLAEVLKDVLAADVVTRVPTAEANPARTESGHRAVFALGGGDALVARRQWAPFVQLELTRAEALVTLLAATARNVAGPAVLNRPDGAAIVLRKGLPADAEAVSELHRRCSTATLFRRYHTGVRTVPRRWLHRLLVPPRGTSVLAVFGREVIGLAQLIPSSTGGAEISLLVEDDWQRQGIGTALLARVAALAEAEGITELRADCLPGDEVLARTAARAGLRTERPTEDGTQLRMFPLA; translated from the coding sequence ATGGAAACTTCCCGTGCGGTGCCCCAGCTCGATCCGGCGGCCGCGGTCGACGTGCCGAGCACGCCGACCGCGTGGCGGGTGCGGATCCGGATGCACGACCACCCCGGCACCCTGGCCCGCATCGCGATCCGGCTCGCCGACCTCGAGTGCAACATCCTCGGCCTGACCGTGCTGCCGGTGCCCGGCGGCGTGCTCGACGAGATCGTCGTGCGCCCGGCGACCGGCCTGCCCCGGCGGCACCTGGCCGAGGCCATCCGCGCCGAGGGGTGCGAGTGCACGGCGATCATCGACGCCGACGTCCACGAGCTGGTCGACCCGGCATCGTCGACGCTGCTCGCGGCCCGCCGGGCGGTCGACGACCCGGCTCGTCTCGCGGAGGTGCTGAAGGACGTGCTGGCCGCGGACGTGGTCACGCGCGTCCCGACGGCCGAGGCGAACCCGGCCCGCACCGAGAGCGGGCACCGGGCGGTGTTCGCGCTGGGCGGCGGCGACGCGCTGGTGGCGCGGCGCCAGTGGGCGCCGTTCGTGCAGCTGGAGCTCACCCGCGCCGAAGCGCTGGTGACGCTGCTGGCCGCGACGGCCCGGAACGTCGCGGGCCCGGCGGTGCTGAACCGCCCGGACGGCGCGGCGATCGTCCTGCGCAAGGGCCTCCCCGCCGACGCCGAAGCGGTATCCGAACTGCACCGCCGCTGCTCGACGGCGACGCTCTTCCGGCGTTACCACACGGGAGTCCGCACGGTCCCGCGCCGCTGGCTGCACCGGCTGCTGGTGCCACCGCGCGGCACGAGCGTGCTCGCGGTCTTCGGCCGCGAGGTGATCGGGCTGGCCCAGCTGATCCCCTCCTCGACGGGCGGCGCCGAGATCTCCCTGCTGGTGGAGGACGACTGGCAGCGCCAGGGCATCGGCACGGCCCTGCTGGCCAGAGTGGCGGCGCTCGCGGAGGCCGAGGGCATCACGGAGCTGCGAGCGGATTGCCTCCCCGGCGACGAGGTGCTGGCCCGCACGGCGGCCCGAGCGGGCTTGCGGACGGAACGCCCCACCGAGGACGGCACCCAGCTGCGGATGTTCCCGCTGGCTTGA
- a CDS encoding VOC family protein, giving the protein MNTRLVNVVIDAARPRVLADFWAALLGWRVALEEADEVDVRAPEADGWDLDLVFVPVPEAKEVKNRIHLDLASTTLAHQEELVSRALELGGSRVDLGQGAVPWVVLADPEGNEFCVLEPRDRYAQAGAVAAIVVDAHDPERLAAFWARLTGRPVGAREGDVLVGLRAPSGRGPWLEFLRNDDVKRVKNRVHLDVAPPSGADHAAAVSEVVAAGAAPADLGGPDLPWRVLMDPEGNEFCVLTPR; this is encoded by the coding sequence ATGAACACGCGCCTGGTGAACGTGGTGATCGACGCGGCGCGGCCGAGGGTCCTGGCGGACTTCTGGGCCGCGCTGCTCGGCTGGCGTGTCGCGCTCGAGGAGGCGGACGAGGTCGACGTGCGCGCCCCGGAGGCCGACGGCTGGGACCTGGACCTCGTTTTCGTTCCCGTGCCCGAGGCCAAGGAAGTGAAGAACCGGATCCACCTGGATCTGGCGAGCACGACGCTCGCGCACCAGGAGGAGCTGGTGTCGCGCGCCTTGGAGCTGGGTGGCAGCCGGGTCGACCTCGGGCAGGGCGCCGTGCCGTGGGTCGTGCTGGCGGACCCGGAGGGCAACGAGTTCTGCGTTCTCGAGCCTCGTGACCGGTACGCGCAGGCAGGTGCGGTGGCTGCCATCGTGGTCGACGCCCACGATCCGGAGCGGCTGGCGGCGTTCTGGGCGCGGCTCACCGGCCGGCCGGTCGGCGCTCGCGAGGGCGACGTCCTGGTGGGGCTGCGCGCGCCGTCGGGGCGTGGACCGTGGCTGGAGTTCCTCCGCAACGACGACGTGAAGCGGGTCAAGAACCGCGTGCACCTCGATGTCGCGCCGCCGTCGGGGGCCGACCACGCGGCGGCGGTATCGGAGGTCGTCGCGGCGGGTGCGGCGCCCGCGGACCTCGGCGGCCCGGACCTGCCGTGGCGCGTGCTGATGGACCCGGAAGGCAACGAATTCTGCGTGCTGACTCCCCGCTGA
- a CDS encoding GNAT family N-acetyltransferase: MTAMPAGCSRYVQLSTDEFRARLPEALDIYVRAMRYPAGTAEQRAPMWLTHALREGWRCMAALDADDVLLGLAYGYRGRAGQWWHEQVRHGLSRRFGPEEAERWLSDYFELTEIHVKPENQGHQIGEDLLRSLLESVPSANVLLSTPEGTSRAWKLYRRTGFVDVLRDYHFAGDPRPFAILGRTLPLDPR; this comes from the coding sequence GTGACCGCGATGCCCGCCGGCTGCTCCCGTTACGTCCAGCTCTCGACGGACGAGTTCCGCGCACGCCTGCCCGAAGCGCTGGACATCTACGTCCGGGCGATGCGGTACCCGGCAGGCACCGCCGAGCAGCGCGCGCCGATGTGGCTCACCCACGCGCTGCGTGAGGGCTGGCGCTGCATGGCCGCGCTCGACGCCGACGACGTCCTGCTCGGGCTCGCCTACGGCTACCGCGGCCGGGCCGGCCAGTGGTGGCACGAGCAGGTGCGCCACGGTCTGAGCCGCCGCTTCGGGCCCGAAGAGGCCGAGCGCTGGCTGTCGGACTACTTCGAGCTGACCGAAATCCACGTCAAGCCGGAGAACCAGGGCCACCAGATCGGCGAGGACCTGCTGCGGAGCCTGCTGGAGAGCGTGCCGAGCGCGAACGTCCTGCTGTCGACGCCGGAGGGCACCAGCCGGGCGTGGAAGCTCTACCGCCGGACGGGCTTCGTCGACGTCCTGCGCGACTACCACTTCGCCGGTGACCCGCGGCCGTTCGCGATCCTCGGGCGGACGCTGCCCCTCGACCCGCGCTGA
- a CDS encoding SAV_6107 family HEPN domain-containing protein — MSVKVVSPTESGQPQLPMPLRPPVTPAAAGTHHVRPRRRPSVDGARPRSSAADVGQPELPMTPLSPPAAEGADADQARLSETLRSPVAGQSEMSLRPPTADAEIERAQLPMPHSSVPAADSGQPELSPPTAAADRGQSELPMTLRAPAPPVAAGLLAQARRGLAAAEREPAPAERFIGAYLAALRGAAAVLAARGRPHRGRARPASTWVLLDSVAPELREWSAFFAGNSAARAAAQAGITGKVTAESAEGLVRAATSFLELVRRLVHGLPITGEAHVA; from the coding sequence ATGTCCGTCAAGGTCGTGTCCCCCACGGAGTCCGGGCAGCCGCAGCTGCCCATGCCGCTGCGCCCGCCGGTCACCCCGGCAGCGGCCGGCACCCACCACGTCCGCCCCCGGCGCCGCCCGTCGGTGGACGGGGCTCGCCCCCGCTCGTCAGCGGCGGATGTGGGGCAGCCCGAGCTGCCGATGACGCCGCTGTCGCCGCCGGCCGCGGAGGGTGCGGACGCCGACCAGGCCCGGCTCTCCGAAACTCTGCGCTCGCCTGTTGCCGGTCAGTCCGAGATGTCGCTGCGCCCGCCCACCGCGGATGCGGAGATCGAGCGGGCCCAGCTGCCCATGCCGCACTCGTCGGTGCCGGCGGCGGACTCGGGGCAGCCCGAGCTGTCCCCGCCCACGGCCGCCGCGGATCGCGGTCAGTCCGAGCTGCCCATGACCCTGCGCGCGCCCGCTCCGCCCGTCGCGGCCGGGCTGCTCGCCCAAGCTCGGCGCGGGCTCGCCGCCGCCGAGCGGGAGCCCGCTCCCGCCGAACGGTTCATCGGCGCCTACCTCGCCGCCCTGCGCGGTGCCGCCGCCGTGCTCGCCGCCCGGGGGCGGCCGCACCGGGGGCGTGCGCGGCCGGCCAGTACCTGGGTGCTGCTCGACTCCGTCGCCCCCGAGCTGCGGGAATGGTCGGCCTTCTTCGCCGGAAACTCGGCCGCGCGCGCCGCCGCGCAGGCCGGGATCACCGGCAAGGTCACCGCCGAATCGGCCGAGGGGCTGGTGCGCGCCGCCACGTCGTTCCTCGAACTCGTCCGTCGCCTGGTGCACGGCCTCCCGATCACCGGGGAAGCCCATGTCGCGTGA
- a CDS encoding DUF885 domain-containing protein — MASTASDGVHGICDRYVDEYAAADPVTATACGIKGHDHRLTDYSADGFAERAALASRAHAAVTAVEPADTAERAAKAVFTERVGLELEIHEAGLDVANLNVISSPVQELRMAFDLMPLDTEQDWSVVSARLGEVPQALANVRSGLLTAADAGHVAALRQVAKVAEQCETWAGLQEEKGYFTQLVAGAASQGEALRGDLTHGARAAEEAFAEFAGFLRAELAPKAPVKDAVGEDVYRLWSRYFVGATLDLREAYEWGWAEFARIESEMRAVANRVKAGASLTEAAAILDADPRYRVRGRAEFEAWMQNLSDEALKSLRGKHFDISDRVMALECKIAPPGGGVGAYYTGPSEDFGRPGRMWWSLPSGRDEFTTWRETSTVYHEGAPGHHLQIATAVDQSEGLNKYQRLMAFTSGHAEGWALYSERLMEELGYLSDDGDLLGMLSEQLFRAARVVVDLGMHLELEIPAGTGFHEGSRWTPELGLEFMLTRTITDEAHVRDEIDRYLGWPGQAPAYKIGERLWLAARAEARGRAGGAFDIKKFHMEALRLGGMGLDTLREQLAQLD, encoded by the coding sequence ATGGCTTCTACTGCTTCCGATGGCGTGCACGGGATCTGTGACCGCTACGTCGACGAATACGCGGCCGCGGACCCGGTCACGGCGACCGCCTGCGGCATCAAGGGTCACGACCACCGGCTGACCGACTACTCGGCGGACGGGTTCGCCGAGCGCGCCGCACTGGCCTCGCGGGCGCACGCCGCCGTCACCGCCGTCGAGCCGGCGGACACCGCGGAGCGCGCCGCCAAGGCCGTGTTCACCGAGCGCGTCGGCCTGGAGCTGGAGATCCACGAGGCCGGCCTCGACGTGGCGAACCTCAACGTCATCTCCAGCCCCGTCCAGGAGCTGCGGATGGCGTTCGACCTGATGCCCCTCGACACCGAGCAGGACTGGTCGGTCGTCTCGGCCCGGCTCGGCGAGGTCCCGCAGGCACTCGCGAACGTGCGCAGCGGCCTGCTCACGGCGGCCGACGCGGGCCACGTCGCGGCGCTGCGTCAGGTCGCGAAGGTGGCGGAGCAGTGCGAGACGTGGGCCGGCCTGCAGGAGGAGAAGGGGTATTTCACCCAGCTCGTCGCCGGCGCGGCTTCGCAGGGTGAAGCGCTGCGGGGCGACCTGACGCACGGCGCGCGGGCCGCCGAGGAGGCGTTCGCGGAGTTCGCCGGGTTCCTGCGGGCCGAGCTGGCGCCGAAGGCCCCGGTCAAGGACGCCGTCGGCGAGGACGTCTACCGCCTGTGGTCGCGGTACTTCGTCGGGGCGACGCTGGACCTGCGCGAGGCTTACGAGTGGGGCTGGGCGGAGTTCGCCCGGATCGAGTCCGAGATGCGGGCGGTCGCGAACCGCGTCAAGGCGGGCGCGTCCCTGACGGAGGCCGCGGCGATCCTGGACGCCGACCCCCGCTACCGCGTCCGCGGCCGCGCCGAGTTCGAGGCGTGGATGCAGAACTTGTCGGATGAAGCATTGAAGTCGTTGCGCGGCAAGCACTTCGACATCTCCGACCGCGTGATGGCGCTGGAGTGCAAGATCGCCCCGCCGGGCGGCGGCGTCGGCGCGTACTACACGGGTCCGAGCGAGGACTTCGGCCGCCCGGGCCGGATGTGGTGGTCCCTGCCGTCCGGCCGCGACGAGTTCACGACGTGGCGCGAAACGAGCACGGTGTATCACGAGGGCGCGCCGGGCCACCACCTCCAGATCGCGACGGCGGTGGACCAGTCCGAGGGGCTGAACAAGTACCAGCGCCTGATGGCGTTCACGTCGGGCCACGCGGAGGGCTGGGCGCTGTACTCGGAGCGCCTGATGGAGGAGCTGGGCTACCTGTCCGACGACGGCGACCTGCTGGGAATGCTGTCGGAGCAGCTCTTCCGCGCGGCGCGGGTGGTGGTCGACCTGGGCATGCACCTGGAGCTCGAGATCCCCGCGGGAACGGGCTTCCACGAGGGTTCCCGCTGGACGCCGGAGCTGGGCCTGGAGTTCATGCTGACCCGCACGATCACGGACGAGGCCCACGTCCGCGACGAGATCGACAGGTACCTGGGCTGGCCGGGCCAGGCCCCGGCGTACAAGATCGGCGAGCGCCTGTGGCTGGCGGCCCGCGCCGAGGCCCGGGGCCGCGCGGGTGGAGCGTTCGACATCAAGAAGTTCCACATGGAGGCGCTGCGGCTGGGCGGGATGGGGCTGGACACGCTGCGGGAGCAGCTGGCCCAGCTGGACTGA
- the metF gene encoding methylenetetrahydrofolate reductase [NAD(P)H], giving the protein MTSVIERLRGDGPKFSIEFFPPRDAADEAVLWKAIRELEPYDPAYMSITYGAGGSSRDGTVRSIARVATETTLVPMAHLTAVNHSVAELRNVIGWYASVGVRNILALRGDPPGDVYGEWIPHPEGLTYAEELVQLVRELGDFCVGVSAYTYGHPRSSDLESDTKYLVRKLRAGADFAIAQLFHDPEDFLRLRDRVAATGCDVPVLPGVMPLTTMRTLQSTIKLSGAPAPRKLLDRLEPLAEDPKAFRAAGIDVTTELCEKLIAEGVPNLHFYTFNRSKATREVIARLGLVPARA; this is encoded by the coding sequence ATGACGTCGGTGATCGAGCGGTTGCGAGGAGACGGGCCGAAGTTCTCCATCGAGTTCTTCCCGCCCCGGGACGCGGCGGACGAGGCCGTCCTCTGGAAGGCGATCCGGGAGCTCGAGCCGTACGACCCGGCCTACATGTCGATCACCTACGGCGCCGGCGGCTCCAGCCGCGACGGCACCGTCCGCAGCATCGCCCGCGTCGCGACCGAGACGACGCTGGTGCCGATGGCGCACCTGACCGCGGTCAACCACTCCGTCGCCGAGCTGCGGAACGTGATCGGCTGGTACGCCTCGGTCGGCGTCCGCAACATCCTCGCGCTGCGCGGCGACCCGCCCGGCGACGTCTACGGCGAGTGGATCCCGCATCCCGAGGGCCTCACCTACGCCGAAGAGCTGGTGCAGCTGGTCCGTGAGCTGGGCGACTTCTGCGTCGGCGTCTCGGCGTACACCTACGGCCACCCGCGCTCGTCCGACCTGGAGTCGGACACGAAGTACCTGGTCCGCAAGCTGCGCGCGGGCGCGGACTTCGCGATCGCGCAGCTGTTCCACGACCCCGAGGACTTCCTGCGGCTGCGCGACCGGGTCGCCGCGACCGGCTGCGACGTCCCGGTGCTGCCGGGCGTCATGCCGCTGACGACCATGCGGACCCTGCAGTCGACGATCAAGCTGTCCGGCGCGCCGGCGCCCCGGAAGCTCCTGGACCGGCTCGAACCACTGGCCGAGGACCCCAAGGCGTTCCGCGCGGCGGGCATCGACGTGACCACGGAACTGTGCGAGAAGCTGATCGCCGAGGGCGTGCCGAACCTGCACTTCTACACGTTCAACCGCTCGAAGGCGACGCGCGAGGTCATCGCGAGGCTGGGGCTCGTCCCGGCCCGTGCTTAA
- a CDS encoding maleylpyruvate isomerase family mycothiol-dependent enzyme translates to MSREHGPVDRGRLLTALGIEGRVLAEAVHAAPVEAPVPACPGWSLGEVARHVGSLYRMVRHRLADGRNPEDWQRDPEPGQSLAAYLETGLAELLDELAAHDPEEHADTWWPADPTYGFWRRRMLHETLVHRVDVEQAAGTPEGGIAEDLALDGIDEALTLWFGQKLPMLGLTGTKAGSVGVRSGAHSWIARAGPESTEAWRCSAEEAEAADDVVTAAEPGRIYLWLWGRSSLTSVTVRGVHDQAAQLWALMRLATR, encoded by the coding sequence ATGTCGCGTGAGCACGGCCCGGTCGACCGCGGGCGGCTGCTCACAGCGCTGGGGATCGAAGGCCGGGTGCTGGCCGAAGCCGTCCACGCGGCGCCCGTCGAAGCGCCGGTGCCCGCCTGCCCGGGCTGGTCGCTCGGCGAGGTGGCCCGGCACGTCGGCAGCCTCTACCGCATGGTCCGGCACCGGCTGGCCGACGGCCGCAACCCCGAAGACTGGCAGCGCGACCCCGAACCGGGCCAGAGCCTGGCGGCCTACCTGGAGACCGGCCTGGCCGAGCTGCTCGACGAGCTGGCCGCGCACGACCCGGAGGAGCACGCCGACACCTGGTGGCCGGCGGACCCGACGTACGGGTTCTGGCGACGGCGGATGCTGCACGAGACGCTGGTCCACCGCGTCGACGTCGAACAAGCGGCGGGCACTCCGGAGGGCGGCATCGCCGAAGACCTCGCGCTCGACGGCATCGACGAGGCGCTGACCCTCTGGTTCGGCCAGAAGCTGCCGATGCTGGGGCTGACCGGCACGAAAGCGGGCTCGGTCGGCGTGCGCAGCGGCGCGCACAGCTGGATCGCACGGGCCGGGCCCGAGTCGACGGAGGCCTGGCGCTGTTCGGCCGAGGAGGCCGAGGCCGCGGACGACGTTGTCACGGCCGCCGAACCCGGGCGGATCTACCTGTGGTTGTGGGGCCGGTCGTCCCTGACCTCGGTGACCGTGCGGGGAGTGCACGACCAGGCCGCCCAGCTCTGGGCGCTGATGCGGCTCGCGACCCGATGA
- a CDS encoding YbaK/EbsC family protein, with translation MSSLDHPAVAKVAAALAEAGQHAAAEGIRVLPAEVRTAAQAAEALGVPVGAIANSLIFRLGSDKKALLALTSGAHRADPATLERLAGAEIGKADATFVREHTGQPIGGVAPTGHPGPLPTLVDTALRAHDVVWAAAGHPKTVYPTTFAELVALTGGTPGALSGAEEDGQP, from the coding sequence ATGAGTTCGCTGGACCACCCCGCCGTCGCCAAGGTGGCGGCCGCGCTCGCCGAAGCCGGGCAGCACGCCGCCGCCGAGGGCATCCGCGTGCTGCCCGCCGAGGTCCGGACCGCCGCGCAGGCGGCCGAAGCGCTCGGCGTGCCCGTGGGGGCCATCGCCAACAGCCTCATCTTCCGCCTGGGGTCCGACAAAAAAGCGCTCCTCGCGCTGACGTCGGGCGCCCACCGGGCCGACCCGGCCACCCTCGAACGCCTGGCCGGGGCCGAAATCGGGAAGGCCGACGCGACTTTTGTGCGAGAGCACACAGGGCAGCCGATCGGCGGGGTCGCCCCCACTGGGCACCCGGGGCCGCTGCCGACGCTCGTCGACACCGCGCTGCGCGCCCACGACGTCGTGTGGGCCGCCGCCGGGCACCCCAAGACCGTCTACCCCACCACCTTCGCGGAGCTGGTCGCCTTGACCGGGGGCACCCCGGGCGCGCTCAGCGGCGCGGAGGAAGATGGACAGCCGTGA
- the merB gene encoding organomercurial lyase, protein MRDDDASWDEDVRLAVYHAFADRGRAPAAPELADAAGGSLAVAKQALHRLAAAHHLVLDESEHVVLAHPFAAKSLGFSVMGSHTLWWGGCAWDSFAIPHLVAGEPEVLVATRCPGCDQPHALVVDRAAPPVGAQVAHFLVPAAAMWDDVLHTCGHQRLFCCESCVDAWLAATGRDKGYVMDLVTLWRLARGWYEGRLERGYRRREPDSAVAYFAEAGLTGPFWAATAGV, encoded by the coding sequence ATGAGGGATGACGACGCGAGCTGGGACGAGGACGTGCGCCTCGCCGTTTACCACGCTTTCGCCGACCGCGGACGCGCGCCGGCCGCGCCGGAGCTGGCCGACGCGGCGGGCGGGTCGCTGGCCGTCGCCAAGCAGGCGCTGCACCGCCTCGCCGCGGCCCACCACCTGGTGCTCGACGAGTCCGAGCACGTCGTGCTGGCCCACCCGTTCGCGGCGAAGTCGCTCGGCTTCTCGGTGATGGGCTCGCACACGCTGTGGTGGGGCGGCTGCGCGTGGGACTCCTTCGCCATCCCCCACCTGGTGGCCGGCGAACCCGAGGTGCTCGTCGCGACCCGCTGCCCGGGCTGTGACCAGCCGCACGCACTGGTCGTCGACCGCGCCGCACCGCCCGTGGGCGCGCAGGTGGCGCACTTCCTCGTGCCCGCCGCGGCGATGTGGGACGACGTGCTGCACACCTGCGGGCACCAGCGGCTGTTCTGCTGCGAGTCCTGTGTGGACGCCTGGCTGGCGGCGACCGGGCGGGACAAGGGGTACGTCATGGACCTCGTCACGCTCTGGCGGCTCGCGCGCGGCTGGTACGAGGGCCGGCTCGAGCGCGGCTACCGGCGGCGCGAGCCGGACAGCGCCGTCGCGTACTTCGCCGAAGCGGGCCTGACCGGCCCGTTCTGGGCGGCGACGGCCGGAGTCTGA